The Toxorhynchites rutilus septentrionalis strain SRP chromosome 1, ASM2978413v1, whole genome shotgun sequence genome contains the following window.
tcgcagtcaatataaaaagatttgatATATTATTTGCTCGTCAGATTCAAAGTAGAGTGCACTTTAATGATGGAATTTtgataaatatatctataaccgaaTCAAAGAACATCaaaattaggaaaattcaaTAAGTCCTCcgctgctgatatgcttttctCATGTGTTgaataaagattcattccaataCGATGAATTCAGagtaaatttgaaactttatttctctgcaattgattgtagtgatgctgtaggctttggtaaaaaaaaagtataaacgatcaaaagatcAGGTGAACCACTAGCTTTTCCACTTATGCGAGGGTGTATACCATGCTTAATTATTATTTCACATTCCTCAGCATTGATAGAACGACTTTATTAGTTCAATCTAAATCAAACAAAGATTAGAAATAGACTAGGAAGGAATGGAATGGAAGGAATATTAGCCGCTAAGAATTATGTAGagctaaatttaaaaaaaacatgttccgTTATACTTTTgcagaaaataaaatccaaatgCATCCAAATCGGTGTATAAGACTTTTAGAAATAAGAACGTTCAtttattgaagaaaattaaGTTGTTTGGAAGTTCATGCGGCCACTGATGATGACCAAAATCGAGACGCtggtcacaaaaaaaaactcgttacGTGGCCAATGAATTAGCTGATTCactacagttatctaaaaccaTCTTTCATGAGCATCCCTTCACAGCTTGGTTACGTACATTAGggcgccaatgaaaatggtcatctcgaattccaaaaagttaccccataaaaaatgttcaccgcctcgaaaaaacaccctatgcaaaatatcaactcaatcggactaagggagagtggcgcaaagcggtcaaagtttgagttttttgaaaatcgaaaaatcaccgaaaatcgaggttttcaaacaaaattttgatgccaaatgtcttaaaattataTTACTCGTCGAGTTTTACAGTtagctcgaaattttttttgtcttaaaaaatgttttttggcactccggtgatttttccgatgatttttcgtttttcaaaaaactaaaatttcaacGTTTGCGAcgccagtaaatgaagtccgaatgagctaatattttgccctagctgacccggcaaacttcgtctagcccaaaatttgttttttgttatcaataccttcaaacattcacgttttcttactaagcgcaagttcatgagtccaatcgcagaactgttcattgactgatcttctaatccacctcagttgaatttaccttttactaaaaaaaatcctaatacttctaccaaaactcatcattataatatcagattattttgagacacaattctcgttcaagattttccaaccacttgcaaataacatgtttctccgttacatggagtaaatgtttgatgcagaaaatatgatagaatgaagacagactcctcccctcttcgccccttagagaagggggaggagtgtctattccccatagaaacgtttcgtgccccctaaaatcttcatatgtcaaatttggctccatttgcttgattaattttcgagttatgcagaaatttgtttttcatttgtatgatagcctACCCTACGAGAGGGGGAGGTGTatctaaccacaatagaaacatttattgcacccttaaacctccacatgccaaatttcgtttcatttacttgattactTGATTACTCAAGAactgtaatgcagaaatttgtgtttcatttgtatggcaatagtctgttttgaaagtaatattaaggttattgaaacaagtttttggatcaaaaagtaacaagtataaagcacgtagacattttaactttcgaatgaagtgtatatcctacaatttcattcagttgtttaggagttattaacgttcaaaatctcggtctccggcgtaacgctttcgttttcgaaactttgattttacaccccggtatagaaatgagagacgtagtcctacgtcgagtTTGCCGTGAAAGAGttttgtattatgagctactaccaaatGGGACGCGTTCTGGCGTAGtgataacatccatacctcttacgctgaaggtcacgagttcaattctgaCTCCCGACATTcctccaaaaatggaaataaaagtgaCGAACAGTGACACACAACTTATGCATTCGTGCTTTTTCGCCAATACGCTTCGGAAAGCGTATCGAAGTATGATGATTTTCTAGGAGCTGTTAAgaagttaagaagaacttcaattatatctttggaaactaatgtttcccaaaacgttgatgcagtttcttgcaattcaatatactgtttttctgcctaattgaccaaatattttacaaaaaagtgtttttcaatgttttttactgaaattaagcaattaacagaccgaaaagtacaatatatttttcgatgcgggttaTATGGACatacagtgggggtaatatgaacaggtttgtaatatatgaagcgtagaggtttatcgatcgtgagaggaataattttattcaaccaaggtctgaactcatcacgaatatccaatgaaaaaatcgaatccattcacctagaagtgatatcgtgcttttcagcagtataaacggacagaccctcaactattttgctgttggttccagtcagcttttaaacagtccacatttggcgatttgatttccatttatagacgcaggttCATTGCGAATTAATCGGAACAATTTCCATAACTTTAACAGAATTTATTATGACGTTAAATTTTCCCTGTAATTGTTTGTACATATAGTTTTAGCCTAATTTGTTTAGCAATTGCATTTATATTTTACTCACGTTTAGTGCGTAATTTACTCGTTTAAGTTATCTGGTTTTTGGTATTCAATTCAATCTAATTCTGGATATCTATAGTGGCTTCAATTAAAGGACATTAAGTATAAGGTTAACTAAATGAAAGGTGTAGGTTATGAAATTCACCTGGTTGTAAAAACAAGATTCACTGAATTCGATTCAGCTTCGAAGCTAATTGGACTCGTTATTACTTTTGATCCAATTCACTATGTAATTCCAATATTACTCTATatgtaaaaaaatggatttctgtctgtttgtctgtctgcctgattcttatggactcggaaactactgaaccgatcgacatgaaaattgctatgtaggggtttttggggtcggggaaggttcttatgatatttccagacccctcccccctctctaagggggggctgccatacaaatggaacgaaatttgttAGAAACCCCACCCCATCTCCaaggggaagctgccatacaactgaaagacaaatttctgcataactcgtgaactaatcaagcaaatggagccatatttggcatgtgcagatgttagggggcacgaaacgttggagaatcgacacttctcctgcctctctaaggtgggctgccatataaatgaattggcttgtggagggtttagggagcaataaatgtttctatggtggtttgacactcctttctcctctctaaagggggggggCGCtcccatacaagtgaaacacaaatttctgcataactcgagaactaatcaagcaaatggaaccaaatttggcatgtggaggttttagggtgcaataaatgtttctatggtggtttgacaccataaattaaacacaaatttctgcatttctcgagaattaatcaagcaaatgaaaccaaatttggcatgtggaggttttagggtgcaataaatgtttttacggtggttagatactcctcccccctttcttaggggggctgtcatacaaatgaaacacaaatttctgcattaagcaaatgaaaccaaatttggcatgtgaaggttgtaaggtgcaatgaatgtttctatggtggttagactatccacccccctctctaagaggggggggggtctgccatacaaatgaaacacaaattacagggggcacacaaacacaaacttctgcaaaactcgagaactaatcaagcacaatttgggatgtgatgatttttgggtatgagaaatgtttctatgttggtatgacacccctctctcctctggagagggggtcccataaaaatattacacatatttcaaccaaaaacatgacaattgaaaattttcggaaaactctgaaagaaaaagggaaaaatcggaaaattaaattctcatatgttctacgcacgatgaaacgcactcctttatcttcttctatctataccaataaaaaattatcgcCGAATATGtggataagagcagaactcgaggaaggaattgtccgatttagggctgtcttccttctatcatattttctgtatcaaacatttattccatgtaacggagaaacatgttatttgcaagtggttgaatcttgaacgagaattgtgtctgaaaataattttatattataatgatgagttttgttagaaatactaggaattttatagtaaaaggggtcgtaatggggtcgattagaagatcaatcaatgaacagttctgctattggacccatgaatttgttcatagtaaaaaaacatgaatgataacaaaataacaaaaaacaaattttgggcgagacgaagtttgccgggtcaacaataatattaaaatttcaAGTAAATTTCAAGACTTCGCTCTATCCACACATTCTCTattgttttctaaatttgagATGTGTTATCTGTCAATCGATTATAATCCGATGTTGATCTCGGATGTTGTTGATGGAGGAGCTTGATTGCCAAAGGGCGTAACACTGACACCTTTGTAGAAACGAAcgaaaacttgttacaataatttcaaaatattaagaGGTTATCTATATACTATGTGGAAACTGCAAGATCCCAGTTTAGGTGAGCATCCACGTGAAATGTGTCGATGGGTGTTGAACGAAGGGATATCATGAGCTCGCCAGGCTCGACATACCCgattcaacgttggttttggTTGTTTTGTTAATTCAGCTCTGCCGTTTTGTGTTTCGAATATAAAAACGAGGCATCTACAAAAAGAACGCATTATTACTGTCTGTGAaacacaaaccaggtgtcggttttactctGACTGACTGTCGTGTCGGTGTTATACcgaatggactcgaaatttcgaaaaaaaatcttttcgagAATTGATAAGCAACAACACCACCTACCGTCTCACAAACTACTTAGCACAATGATCTACGATGAGTTAAGCTCAAAAAAGTATCGAATTTTCCACAATTTTCCCACTGTCTCATGTTTGCTGGTcggttctgttttgttgtttgtgttAGCATCAAAGCGACTTCCGCAGATGTAAGATACCACGAAATgtaagaaatgacaagtgtgtacaggggatatcggaaaattttcaaaaaaaatgcttctaattgaaaaaaaaacagggggtgtcggttttacccacaGTGTCGGTTTTTTTCTGATTTACCCTACTTAGTTGAGGCTTCTATAccgaaaaacacgccttgaatgtgttctggagtggcaagctctagaatacgcgtgaccacaatgcaagtcggaagaaatttctttgacgaaaaatctcccggccagaaagGGAAACCACCTTTCACCTCCCCCCCACTCCCCCCCAATCCTCGGCATGATAAAGTGTAACGCTAaatactcggccacgggagcactcggGATGATGCACCCTATGagcggaataaaaaaaaacttgctcaaaatataactttatttgtaatttttccatACGTATGAAATGCTACTACCTGCCTCCGAAAACGAGATTCGAAACAGATAACAACATAGTCGAGAATCGATAAGATCGAAGACGCCATACGACAGCAACGGATAAGATAGAGTCAATGAAATTCGATACACTCCTGCAGAGGTACCGAAAGGCAATGTTATGAAATTCGAGCCATAATTATCAACTCAAATTCGGAGCTTCAAGCGCCGCGCGCGCGAAATAGTAAACGATCTCTACATCATTTGGCGGCGGcggtatactttcggaagcgaAGAGTTATCTCCAGTGACTAAGCAAGTCCCATCGATCGTAGTACCCCCCTTTCGGACTCTCAATTTCATAACATTCGTCAACTGATAGTCCAGCCGGAAAGATCGGTTCGCGCGCGCTCTCGCAGAATAAAAACAGCAACAATCAATTTCGCGTTCTCCGCGTTCAACGCGAGATCCATTCATCACACAGCTCCCGTCGAGCCCTTGACACCACTTTAGCGTCGTGGAAAGCGTGCAAAAAGCCATCGCTGGTCGACGTGTTGTTGATCTAAGTCACGGTTGTGCGCGAGCACTAGAGAATCTCTCGACAGTCTTATCAATCCTTAACGTGCTTATTTAGCGGTCGAAGATTGCTAGAGACAAACAGGTTAGTTGTTTGATAGAAGATTGTATAACGgggtggaaaataattgaaagtTCTGAGGCCTTGAGTGATCTAATAGAATTGATTCAAgtattgtaaattgtaaacatTGCTGGAAGTTGCTTGTCATTGTGAAATGTTCAGCTGTAAGATTATATCTTTTGAACAGTGTTTTATAACAACTTCTAGTTACATTCATTAGTATTCAATAATAACAGTGAGCAGATCTAAGCAGGCAAAAAGTGAACTATTGAGATGTGTTAAGGTGTTAAGGATCGTGTTAATAACAAGAATTGATGTTGATCATGCTGGTTTGAACTCTGTCGCTAAAAAAACTATCAAGGTTCTCAGTGTGCaataaggttttttttctacttATTCAGATGAATCCGGTTCGAAACAGCACACTTCCAAAAACGTTTATTCCAAGCTGGTACTATTTATGCGACACGCAATAATAGAAAACAATCAGGAAACACCGATCAAATGTGTACAGATGACGTCGGCTGATGAGATATGGTGAATTTGCTCTCGTCATGCAGATCATTACAGTGAACAAAAGTGGTAATTACCATTAACAATAGGTGGCGAGCGGGGAAAAAAGATACATCCATATTAATCTTTGACACGAACTCTACTTATCGGTAGACTGTATTATCATCTGGCGGAACGGTGGATGTCCATAAATTAAGTGATGTCGTTCAAAGTCAACAGTCGCATGTGTTTCATGCTAAGAATGGGATGCACGCGTATAGAAATACTTACTGAACAGCCAAAAGCACACGAGATCGCATCAACAAGTACAATTCGATTTAGAGAAGAGGCGTATGAGTGCGAACTTTCAATTGATTGTGTCCCGCTAAACTGTGGAATAACAGCATCGCAATAGAATGACTAATTTAGTCATAGTGTGAAGTACCATCAATCATGGTGACAGTCGTCATATTGCATAATATTTAAATTCTGGAATTTCCTGTGCAAGGCGTTTTGCCGATAGAGGAATTCTGTGCAGTGTTCTGTTCCCTTATCAAATAGAACACATGCTGCATAAGTTCGTGAACATTTGCTAAAAATTGTATTTCTCCGGTGTgaacaaaaaatcaaagttATTCTTAACAGAATGCATCGTTTTTTACACAGTTTTGATTATTAGGATATTATGAGGACATGTTCGTACAGGAATATTGCACGTTTTTTGGCTGTCGAATTCTGCTTCAAGAGCCAATTCTGCACTGCAAAACTTGTGGCTTCTTGCGATGGTATCCCACACGGTTTGATTGTTGGCATCGTACTCACTgcccattaaaaaaaatgagcgctctattgaATGTaagaactttgtcgaagacagtttttgtctagagaataaccgtcgagctctgaatgctaatttccacttaaatacatctcctggaccattgtgcattgttgaTTAAATAGATAGCTCACATGGTCATACGTCGCCtgtttttagtcctttattgcgttatccgcaatTTTCGTTATCCGAGGTGACGTTGTCATACTATTCCACAGATGTTCGGCGTTCTACTGTTATGGACCGGCAGGGATAAGTGAGTCTACATGTCGCTTTTGGGCGACCATCGATTCAATGTTCTGATGCACAGCTGATACTCGTGAGTTAGGATTAAGTTTCTCCCATTTTGAATTATCACGTGTATCGAGGAAGCACATCGAAAGATTCGTTGAAAAACATCATCAAATAAAATCATCACAAGATGCTAGCATTTAACGAACAGTTCTAATTTGGAGAAGAGTGGAAAAGGAGGGAAGAGAAAAAGAAAATGAGGAAATGCGAAAAGGAATGGATAGGAGAGGAAAGAAGAGGAAATAGAAAAAGATGAGACGGTAAAAGGAAATAAGAAGCAAAAAACAAGATGAaaagaagagaaagagagaagaaacaaacaaaaaaaaattacaggagaagagagagagagaggaagagaaaaggagagagagagagagaaaaggagagagagagagagagaaaaaagaagagagagagagagaaacagaaaagaagagagagagagagagaaagagaaaaggagagagagagagagagagaaagagaaaaggagagagagagagaaagagaaaagaagagagagagagagagagagagaaagagaaaagaagagagagagagaaagagaaaagaagagagagagagaaagagaaaagaagagagagagagaaagagaaaagaagagagagagagaaagagaaaagagagagagaaagagaaaaggggagagagagaaagagaaaaggggagagagagagaaagagaaaaggggagagagagagaaaaagaaaaggggagagagagaaagagaaaaggggagagagagaaagagaaaaggggagagagagagggagagagagagaaaaggggagagagagagaaaaaaaaagaagagagagagaaagagaaaaggggagagagagagagaaagagaaaaggggagagagagagagaaagagaaaaggggagagagagagagaaagagaaaaggggagagagagagagaaagagaaaaggggagagagagagagaaagagaaaaggggagagagagagggagagagagagagaaaaggggagagagagagaaaaggggagagagaaagagaaaaggggagagagagagagaaaaaaaaagaagagagagagagagaacaaGGGGAAGAGAGAGGGAAAGTGTAAGAGAGAGAGAACAAGGggaaggaagcctcatatcaacagtcccgctgtgaacataCTAACAATAgcaatactcttacgccgaaaaaggctgattgtgcatcgatagaataggaattcttttacgcctaaacggctactgtgttataaataaaacaaatgtttatcgatagataacgatactcttacgcctcaaaatggtaacagtgtaatgtacaacaaaagttatcttaggataaaaaaagtacacaaatgaattcggctctgttacagctgaattgctaaatgagcctaacaaaactaactgttgggataaaaaaagggGAAGAGAGGGAAAGAATAAGGGAGAAAGAGAGATCAAGGGGAAGAGAGAGGGAAAGagtaagagagagagagagagagagaacaaGGGGAAGAGAGAAGAAAATAGTAGAAGatggagagagagaaaaagagaaagagagagaaaagagaaagagagagaaaaagagaaagagagagataagagaaaaagagagagaaagagaaaaagagagaaaagagGAATAGAGAGAGAAAGGAAGAAAAAGAGGGAAACAAacgaagagaaagagaaagagagaaagggagaaaaagagaaaaggagagagagaaagagaaagagaatggAAGAGAAAACGAGGAAAACAGTGAAAGACAGGAAGAGAGAAACAGTGAAAGGAAAAAAGAGagtgaaagagagaaagagaaaaatgaaaaaaagaaaaggagAGGGCAGGGGCTCTGTCGATTATCTAGGAGTAAAGAGTGAACATAGAAGAGCACAGAGAAGTGCGAATTGCAGACATAAAGATAGTAAGAGAGGGGAAAAAAGAAATTCGGAAAAAGAATGGAGAAAAGtgggattgaaaaaaaaaggaaaaaaaaacaacgaagagaaaaggaaaaagatgaaaaaacaaaacgaagactgaaaaataGAAACTAAGAGAAACAACTACGAAGGAGTTtttatacaaacaaaaaaaacagtattttttctttacatgttttttttctctctacaaCCTTACTTCGAtacgataaacgataaaatagagaaaaaaagaaaaaaacaatggattaagagaagaaataaaaaaaaacgagagaAAGATAAAGATAAGGGGATAAGAGAGAAATGAAGAGTAAAATCAGGAaagaatagagaaaaaaaaagtagaaatggaaaaattaaaacaaaaagggaaaaattaaagggagtaaaaaaaacaagaaaggaGAAATAAAGAGATACGATATTAGAAGAGATATTACAGAAATAGGTGAAAAGAGCTTAAGAGACAACGGAGAgatagagggagagagagaaaaacgGAGATAGGGAAACAACTATGTACAACTATgagagaaattgaaaaaaaaagcaagAGAAAGACACAAATGAGCGACAAACAGGAAGAGAAAGTAAGATAAGAGACGAATGGAAAAAGAAGCGAAAAGACAAAAACGAAtcaaaaagagaaaagaaaaacgaagaaagaaggAACAGAGAGAAAAACGATGAAAgaagagagagacagagagaagaaaaaatgaagaaagaaaagaaagaaaggaatgagagaaacgaaaaatagaaataaaaaagcgaaaaaaatgagtaagaagtgaaaaaaatgaatgaataaaaaacgaagaaaatggaagaaatgaaatattgaaaaaggaAGAAAGGAGAAAAAAACGGGAGAAGAGAAGAAAATGTCGGAAAACAGGAAGATGAGACTAAAGACCATTTTGAAAAGAAGCGCTTTGAGTACAATCAAAAATTCACCGTATTCATTAGATTTATCACCATGTGACCTTTGAAAGAGAAAGTCAACTGCACGAAGGATAATAGGTTCTAGTGCTAAAGTGTTAGGAACCATTCTCGAAATTTGCGAAGACTGAAACAGAACCGTTGCGCAACTAGTTTCAAGCTCAGGATAAAAAATCCAGAGTATTATAACTAAACATTTCAAGCTCCTATTCCTAGACTAATTGGAATGCTACATAAATCCAATCTAACGGAAACTTCCTCCCATTCCATTGCAGGTCATGTGCCTAGATGGTGTAAATGGTCCGGCGGAGCTACCGGTGGTCTCCTCCCAGCACCATCTTGAGGAGCTGGCACGCAGCGAACTTAACTCCGATGACGTGTCGATCACGCTGAGCGCCGGTTCCGCCAAAGGGGATAACTACATCGGGATAGTGTTCCGAGCCCGGGTCGAATGTCGCCAGACTGGAAAACATAAGAACATCATTGTGAAACTTCCGCCTCAGAGCGAAGCCCGACGGAATCAGTTTTTCGCTCGACCCAGTTTCGAGCGGGAGATTTGTTTCTACACCGAAATCTACCCGATGATGGTAAAGTTTCAGCTAGAAAAGGGCATTGAGCTGGACGACGGAACGAACGGAGGATTCAATCAGATTCCCAGATGCCTCCGGACCAGCTTGGTGGAGCGCGAGGAAGCTATTTTCATGACGGACCTGAAGGAAGCTGGCTTCGATATGTTCGATCGACACCAGTTGCAGGGAATAGAGCACCACCGGTTATTGGTGAAGACGCTGGGGCGATTCCATGCGATTTCTTTCGCATTGAAAGATCAGCAGCCGGAGCTAATTGCACCGTACCAGGGAATGATGGAGCTGTTTGCCACTCGTGAAGATGACGGATCGCTAGATACATGGTTTACCATGTTGATTGAAAGGACGCTTGGAACGTTGGATGAGCAGGAGGAGCCAGAGGTGTACAGTAAAACAAAGGCGGCATTAGAAGGAAAATTTATGGATATGATAATCGATCTAACCAAGGGTGAGAATGCCGAACCTTATGCTGTTATCTGTCACGGCGATTGTTGGAATAACAATATGCTGTTCAAGAGCGAGGTAAGCTCAGTTTAACTTAAATTTCCAACGCATTTAACAAAGACAATTCGTTTCAGAACGGCATTCCAGTGGACATTCGGCTGCTGGATTGGCAGATTTGTCGCTACGCCTCTCCGGTTCTCGATCTGATGTATTTCATTTTCACCGCTTCAACGAAAGAGTTCCgagaattgcactacgaacacTTGCTGGATTTGTATTACGAAAGCCTTGCCGATTTCCTCCGTCGGCTGGGATCCGATCCGGAAAAGCTTTTCCCCAGAAAGGCCCTCGATGAGCAACTGCAACGATTTGGCCGCTTTGGGCTAATGATGGCTGTGATGTTGCTTCCGGTGATCAACACCAAGAGCGAAGATGTTCCGGATTTGGAGGAGATGTCCGAAAAGCTTGAAAGTGGCGCCGATGTCACCGAAAACATAAACAATTTCCGATCGGAGGAAACAGAAGGAATCTATCGGGAGAAGATGAGCGGTTGCTGCCGGGATATGGTTCGATTAGGGTAT
Protein-coding sequences here:
- the LOC129761880 gene encoding uncharacterized protein LOC129761880 isoform X1, with protein sequence MSSYDEVMCLDGVNGPAELPVVSSQHHLEELARSELNSDDVSITLSAGSAKGDNYIGIVFRARVECRQTGKHKNIIVKLPPQSEARRNQFFARPSFEREICFYTEIYPMMVKFQLEKGIELDDGTNGGFNQIPRCLRTSLVEREEAIFMTDLKEAGFDMFDRHQLQGIEHHRLLVKTLGRFHAISFALKDQQPELIAPYQGMMELFATREDDGSLDTWFTMLIERTLGTLDEQEEPEVYSKTKAALEGKFMDMIIDLTKGENAEPYAVICHGDCWNNNMLFKSENGIPVDIRLLDWQICRYASPVLDLMYFIFTASTKEFRELHYEHLLDLYYESLADFLRRLGSDPEKLFPRKALDEQLQRFGRFGLMMAVMLLPVINTKSEDVPDLEEMSEKLESGADVTENINNFRSEETEGIYREKMSGCCRDMVRLGYI
- the LOC129761880 gene encoding uncharacterized protein LOC129761880 isoform X2, which codes for MCLDGVNGPAELPVVSSQHHLEELARSELNSDDVSITLSAGSAKGDNYIGIVFRARVECRQTGKHKNIIVKLPPQSEARRNQFFARPSFEREICFYTEIYPMMVKFQLEKGIELDDGTNGGFNQIPRCLRTSLVEREEAIFMTDLKEAGFDMFDRHQLQGIEHHRLLVKTLGRFHAISFALKDQQPELIAPYQGMMELFATREDDGSLDTWFTMLIERTLGTLDEQEEPEVYSKTKAALEGKFMDMIIDLTKGENAEPYAVICHGDCWNNNMLFKSENGIPVDIRLLDWQICRYASPVLDLMYFIFTASTKEFRELHYEHLLDLYYESLADFLRRLGSDPEKLFPRKALDEQLQRFGRFGLMMAVMLLPVINTKSEDVPDLEEMSEKLESGADVTENINNFRSEETEGIYREKMSGCCRDMVRLGYI